The following proteins come from a genomic window of Nitrosopumilus sp.:
- a CDS encoding trypsin-like peptidase domain-containing protein, whose translation MDKSGIIVGTSMGAAIVLVLFAVLFISSPESIKPEIIVSNGHSPSTVGEVTSIYSKKLSLIEIFEKSEPGVVRVNVQRSETAEIANGVGSGFVFDKIGHIITNAHVVKDANKVTITFLDGRSYNAEIIGSDEFTDIAVVKVNADLELLHPLSLGDSSNLKVGEQIAAIGNPFGLSGSMTSGIVSQLGRLLPSGNGYSIPDVIQTDAAINPGNSGGPLINMHGGIVGINTAIQSATGEFTGVGFAIPSQTVAKIVPTLIEKGEYKHPWIGISGRDIDPDLAKVLELKDAVGFLVVTVVEESPASKAGLIGSDKTIETDGISYAVGGDIILAVDGKEVRKIDDILIHLQRAKTIGDEMVLEILRDGRTTNVTVILEQRPNGN comes from the coding sequence ATGGACAAATCAGGAATAATTGTAGGTACTTCGATGGGAGCAGCAATTGTTTTAGTATTATTTGCTGTGTTATTCATCTCATCACCAGAATCAATAAAGCCTGAAATCATAGTTAGTAATGGCCATTCACCAAGTACAGTGGGCGAAGTAACTTCTATTTATTCAAAAAAATTATCACTAATAGAAATTTTTGAAAAATCAGAGCCAGGGGTTGTACGAGTTAACGTTCAAAGGAGTGAAACTGCTGAGATTGCAAATGGCGTAGGATCAGGATTTGTTTTTGACAAAATAGGGCACATAATTACAAATGCACATGTTGTAAAGGATGCAAACAAAGTAACTATAACATTTCTTGATGGAAGATCATACAATGCAGAAATTATAGGATCAGATGAGTTTACAGATATTGCAGTAGTTAAAGTTAATGCAGATTTAGAACTTTTACATCCATTGTCACTTGGAGATTCATCAAATCTCAAAGTAGGAGAACAAATAGCTGCAATTGGAAATCCATTTGGATTGTCAGGATCTATGACATCAGGAATTGTAAGTCAATTAGGACGATTACTTCCATCAGGTAACGGATATTCAATTCCAGATGTCATTCAGACAGATGCGGCAATTAACCCAGGAAATTCTGGTGGACCATTGATAAATATGCATGGAGGGATTGTTGGAATAAACACTGCCATACAATCAGCCACAGGCGAATTTACAGGAGTGGGGTTTGCAATACCATCACAGACGGTTGCAAAGATTGTACCCACCCTCATAGAAAAAGGAGAATACAAGCATCCATGGATAGGAATTTCAGGTAGAGATATTGATCCAGATTTGGCCAAAGTTTTAGAATTAAAAGATGCAGTTGGATTTTTAGTTGTCACAGTAGTAGAAGAAAGTCCTGCATCAAAAGCAGGATTAATTGGTTCGGATAAAACAATCGAGACAGATGGAATAAGTTATGCAGTTGGAGGCGATATAATATTAGCAGTAGATGGAAAAGAAGTTAGAAAAATTGACGATATTTTGATTCATCTCCAGCGAGCAAAAACCATCGGGGATGAAATGGTTTTAGAGATTTTAAGAGATGGAAGAACAACAAACGTCACAGTGATTCTAGAACAGAGACCTAATGGAAATTAA
- a CDS encoding TATA-box-binding protein, whose protein sequence is MPQTKPIVSVENVVASASVDQKMDLNEITKTFPDVEYHPDQFPGLVFRLKTPKTATLIFTSGKMVCTGSKSEEMARKAVKTVVQKLRKGGIKVKKDATVQIQNIVASINLGGKIHLEQAARTLPRSMYEPEQFPGLIHRMLDPKTVILLFSSGKLVCTGAKQEPDVYRSVNNLHALLEEKNLMIYD, encoded by the coding sequence ATGCCACAAACAAAACCAATTGTAAGCGTGGAAAACGTTGTAGCCTCAGCTTCTGTAGACCAGAAGATGGACTTGAATGAGATCACTAAAACATTTCCGGATGTAGAATATCACCCTGATCAATTTCCAGGACTAGTTTTTAGATTAAAGACACCAAAGACGGCTACATTGATTTTTACTTCAGGCAAAATGGTATGTACTGGTTCCAAATCTGAAGAGATGGCAAGAAAGGCAGTAAAGACAGTTGTGCAAAAACTTCGAAAAGGTGGAATTAAAGTAAAAAAAGATGCAACTGTACAAATTCAAAATATTGTAGCATCTATTAATCTAGGTGGAAAAATTCATTTGGAGCAAGCAGCAAGAACGTTGCCTAGAAGCATGTACGAACCTGAGCAATTTCCAGGACTTATTCACAGAATGTTAGATCCAAAGACAGTGATTTTGTTATTTTCATCAGGAAAGCTTGTCTGCACAGGAGCTAAACAAGAACCAGACGTTTACAGATCAGTTAACAACTTGCACGCATTACTAGAAGAAAAAAACCTAATGATTTATGATTAA
- a CDS encoding DUF1512 domain-containing protein — protein sequence MSLVNFTSFDFDQIFAMGDDTNPLMMLIWILPIFFFVFYGQRIQLYVTSGEIKKGIAKLDGFRKESRDELINYVKITLKPADDPTKKIDRFIDYFTIMPVDMDPNGIVDKVRHIVRSREDYTREHVRSISPQMNDIELTRVQTLLEIASSLQMIYKVINHMYLTAKKQNNYPLILPLQMILPFIMEQSEAMKEAIPVFKKGQPVGDGIGPMVVGKMMLENQKETVAFQTVLAKSEFDGRKLFLLKAEGPGSTVGRPADGLEKIISENKIDAIIMIDAALKMEGEDSASVAQGFGAAIGGIGTEKFQIEAIATSKNIPVFSIVVKQSVKEAITLMTKDIAYKADDVRSQIHEMIQENTVQGQSIVIIGVGNTVGVPQ from the coding sequence ATGAGTTTAGTGAATTTTACAAGTTTTGATTTTGATCAGATTTTTGCAATGGGTGATGACACAAACCCACTCATGATGTTAATTTGGATTCTACCTATTTTCTTTTTTGTGTTTTATGGCCAACGCATTCAACTCTATGTCACATCGGGTGAAATCAAAAAAGGGATTGCCAAACTTGACGGTTTTAGAAAAGAATCTAGAGATGAATTAATCAATTATGTAAAGATAACTTTGAAACCTGCAGATGATCCAACTAAAAAAATTGACCGCTTCATCGATTATTTTACAATTATGCCTGTTGACATGGATCCTAATGGAATTGTAGACAAAGTACGACATATTGTAAGGTCTAGAGAAGATTACACTAGGGAGCATGTGAGGTCGATTTCCCCTCAAATGAATGATATTGAATTGACCCGAGTTCAAACTTTACTTGAAATTGCATCTTCATTACAAATGATTTACAAAGTTATTAATCACATGTATCTTACTGCAAAAAAACAAAACAACTATCCATTAATTTTGCCTTTACAGATGATTCTTCCTTTTATAATGGAACAATCTGAGGCCATGAAAGAAGCAATTCCGGTATTTAAAAAAGGACAACCTGTTGGTGATGGAATTGGTCCGATGGTTGTTGGAAAGATGATGTTAGAAAATCAAAAAGAGACAGTTGCATTTCAAACTGTTCTGGCAAAATCTGAATTTGATGGAAGGAAATTATTTCTCTTAAAGGCTGAAGGTCCTGGCTCTACAGTTGGAAGGCCTGCTGACGGTTTAGAAAAAATTATTTCTGAAAATAAAATTGACGCAATAATTATGATAGATGCTGCATTAAAAATGGAGGGTGAAGATTCTGCATCTGTGGCACAAGGATTCGGAGCTGCAATTGGTGGAATAGGAACAGAAAAATTTCAAATTGAAGCAATTGCTACATCAAAAAATATTCCTGTATTTTCTATAGTTGTCAAGCAATCAGTTAAAGAGGCAATTACACTTATGACCAAAGATATTGCATACAAAGCAGATGATGTACGCTCACAAATTCATGAAATGATTCAAGAAAATACTGTACAGGGACAATCTATAGTCATAATTGGCGTGGGAAATACTGTTGGGGTGCCGCAATGA
- a CDS encoding SRPBCC family protein: MFFQILSDCDGRMANAIGTGVTVPDFRHVAHHSLFAMQLESNIFNAEEWVLHMAAIEVEVEINSTVDKVWEVVSDIDNEPKFWKGTKEVKNLSKEGNIIKREVTIAFRDQKCLQEVKLEPKNRIEAKFTKGIINGEKILLIIPNGENVILKTIWDIKLTGMMGMFTGMIKNHIKSGTEQAMRSIKEEIER; the protein is encoded by the coding sequence ATGTTTTTTCAAATTTTAAGTGACTGTGACGGAAGAATGGCAAACGCCATTGGAACTGGAGTTACTGTTCCGGATTTTAGGCATGTTGCCCATCACAGTCTATTTGCAATGCAGTTGGAATCTAATATATTTAATGCGGAAGAATGGGTTTTACACATGGCTGCAATTGAGGTAGAAGTTGAAATTAATTCCACAGTAGACAAAGTTTGGGAGGTAGTATCAGATATTGATAATGAACCCAAATTTTGGAAGGGAACAAAAGAAGTCAAAAATCTATCAAAGGAAGGAAACATAATCAAAAGAGAGGTCACCATTGCATTTAGAGATCAAAAATGCCTGCAAGAAGTAAAACTAGAACCTAAAAATAGAATTGAAGCCAAGTTCACTAAAGGAATCATTAATGGTGAAAAAATTCTACTCATCATTCCAAATGGAGAGAATGTCATACTGAAAACAATCTGGGACATAAAATTAACTGGAATGATGGGGATGTTTACAGGTATGATTAAAAATCACATCAAAAGTGGAACCGAACAAGCCATGCGTAGTATCAAAGAAGAAATCGAGAGATAA
- a CDS encoding glycosyltransferase, producing the protein MELILDIFNYTLTAILIGICGAWVFLIKSMVDSFRFTPYLDRFENTSKTNPKVSVILPARNEEEFISKCLDSLIDQDYKNYEIIVIDDSSEDNTQKIIYKYAEKHSKVIPIIARPKPDGWMGKNWACMEGYKKASGDLLLFTDADTRHSQNVISLAVGHLTSFNLDALSAIPKMMTFDFWTKVTLPMISTFLHSRFSALNVNNPAKKTGYFFGSFFILKKKTYENVGMHEGVKNEIIEDGALGKKVKEAGHKMKMVRGDHLIDAVWARDKSTLWNALKRLMIPLYLQNGKIAIGIFFAVAFLLFVPFPIFAVSLSIPIEAISSKILCISAAVASSLIYAGAIIETKMGLHIRLIHALFAPLGSLVVVLGFLSGLLQAKRNESVMWRGRRYSMKDHTQNSISI; encoded by the coding sequence ATGGAGTTAATATTAGATATTTTCAATTACACTTTAACCGCAATTTTAATTGGGATTTGTGGGGCATGGGTTTTTCTAATTAAATCAATGGTAGATTCGTTTAGGTTTACTCCATATCTAGATAGATTTGAAAATACATCAAAAACTAATCCCAAAGTATCAGTGATTCTTCCAGCAAGAAATGAAGAAGAATTCATCAGCAAATGTTTAGACTCGTTAATCGATCAAGATTATAAAAATTATGAAATCATAGTAATTGACGATTCATCAGAAGACAACACGCAAAAAATTATTTACAAATATGCAGAAAAACATTCCAAAGTAATTCCAATAATTGCAAGACCCAAACCAGATGGTTGGATGGGAAAAAATTGGGCATGTATGGAAGGATACAAGAAAGCAAGTGGAGATTTATTATTATTTACTGATGCAGATACAAGACATTCCCAAAATGTAATATCGCTTGCTGTAGGACACTTAACTTCATTTAATTTAGATGCGTTATCTGCAATTCCCAAAATGATGACATTTGATTTTTGGACAAAGGTTACATTGCCAATGATTTCAACGTTTTTGCACAGTAGGTTTTCTGCATTAAATGTCAACAATCCTGCTAAAAAAACAGGTTATTTTTTTGGAAGTTTTTTTATTTTGAAAAAAAAGACGTATGAAAATGTAGGAATGCATGAAGGAGTAAAAAATGAGATTATTGAAGACGGGGCATTAGGAAAAAAAGTCAAAGAGGCAGGACATAAAATGAAAATGGTGAGAGGAGACCATCTAATTGACGCAGTATGGGCAAGAGACAAAAGCACATTGTGGAATGCACTAAAAAGGCTAATGATTCCACTATACCTTCAAAATGGAAAAATCGCTATAGGAATTTTTTTTGCGGTGGCATTTTTGTTATTTGTACCATTTCCAATATTTGCAGTATCATTGTCTATTCCTATAGAAGCGATATCTTCAAAAATACTTTGTATTTCTGCTGCGGTGGCATCATCACTGATCTATGCAGGGGCAATTATTGAGACAAAAATGGGGCTACATATCAGATTAATTCATGCGTTATTTGCACCACTTGGCAGTTTAGTGGTGGTTTTAGGATTTCTAAGCGGCTTACTGCAAGCAAAGAGAAACGAATCAGTGATGTGGAGAGGGAGAAGATATTCCATGAAAGACCACACTCAAAATTCTATCAGCATATAG
- the map gene encoding type II methionyl aminopeptidase produces MQLEDYLKAGKIAAEVREKVRVKDWIGKSVYEICEEVEGEIKKRGAKCAFPVNASINEIAAHYTAEPNDPITIKDTDMVKIDLGAQINGYIADTAVTVCYDAQFDGLVQAAEEALGNAMSMIKAGVKASDIGRTIETTIKQRGYKPIANLSGHSLEQYTIHAGKSIPNIWSIGGFSLSENSAYACEPFVTTEQGGGFVRNGQIKNIFAINSRKKTKDAEADRLLDFIWKNFNMLPFALRWITKEWEEKQAKELLNVLIKKKAVQAYPILIEVNEQRVAQAEHTFIPLEDGVTVTTKAL; encoded by the coding sequence GTGCAACTAGAAGATTATCTCAAAGCAGGAAAAATTGCAGCAGAAGTAAGAGAGAAGGTCAGGGTAAAAGACTGGATTGGAAAATCAGTGTATGAAATTTGTGAAGAAGTTGAAGGAGAGATCAAAAAAAGAGGAGCAAAATGTGCATTTCCAGTAAATGCCAGTATTAATGAAATTGCAGCTCATTACACAGCAGAACCAAATGATCCAATAACAATCAAAGATACAGATATGGTAAAAATTGATCTTGGTGCTCAAATTAACGGATACATTGCAGATACTGCAGTAACTGTTTGCTATGATGCACAGTTTGATGGACTAGTGCAAGCTGCAGAGGAAGCATTAGGTAATGCAATGTCCATGATAAAAGCAGGGGTAAAAGCAAGCGATATTGGACGAACCATTGAGACTACAATAAAGCAAAGAGGCTACAAGCCAATAGCTAATCTCAGCGGTCATTCCTTAGAGCAGTACACCATACATGCAGGAAAATCCATTCCAAACATTTGGTCAATTGGAGGATTCTCACTTTCGGAAAATTCTGCATATGCTTGTGAGCCATTTGTGACAACTGAGCAAGGAGGAGGGTTTGTCAGAAATGGACAAATAAAAAATATTTTTGCCATTAATTCACGAAAGAAAACAAAAGACGCAGAGGCGGACAGACTACTTGATTTTATCTGGAAGAATTTCAACATGCTACCATTTGCATTGAGATGGATAACAAAAGAATGGGAAGAAAAGCAAGCAAAAGAATTACTGAATGTTTTGATTAAAAAGAAAGCAGTTCAAGCATATCCAATTCTGATTGAAGTAAATGAGCAACGAGTTGCTCAAGCAGAACACACATTCATCCCATTAGAAGACGGTGTCACAGTAACAACAAAGGCCCTATGA
- a CDS encoding tRNA-binding protein — MPNVSYDDFAKLDIRVAKIVATEPIEGKSKIIKGLIDLGNDDKRDVIIGGAQYYQPEDIVGKTVIVIANLEPKKMAGVESNAMLLAADVDDKPFWLTVNEDVPLGSSIK; from the coding sequence ATGCCCAATGTGTCATATGATGATTTTGCAAAGCTAGACATTAGAGTTGCAAAAATTGTTGCAACAGAACCTATTGAAGGTAAATCAAAAATTATCAAAGGTCTGATTGATTTGGGAAATGATGATAAACGGGATGTGATAATTGGTGGAGCACAATATTATCAACCTGAAGATATTGTTGGAAAAACTGTAATTGTTATTGCAAATCTCGAACCAAAAAAAATGGCAGGTGTTGAATCAAACGCAATGTTATTGGCAGCTGATGTTGATGACAAACCCTTTTGGTTAACAGTAAACGAAGATGTTCCTCTTGGCAGTTCTATAAAATAA
- a CDS encoding ATP-binding protein, translated as MKIRTKLVLEIIVLFALVGMISFVSIMNTKQLQDTFSSINSETLPILDTLKNMRYASTQLSAITMEIVLIEDETRNVQENEYRELEEILEINFYRIEQAKSLFNDAFSKYSNIMSKNYPDEINHTEELAEKWNEMLFVSNKMIQTKTSGISGIKILNLNKDFDSSFDAMNAEIDRAITLTSGNIDQRQIYIDSLVSEVTWSIVVALNMFVLTALVIRFLILRSISNPLNKIRQVTHSIAKGDYVMYPVKGNDEISELGKDINIMSKDLAELHKKIVEKERLSSIGSLATRFAHDIRNPLSVIKNSFEIIEIKTKNTLDDGMIKNFERIGRAVERITHQTDDVLDFVNVTELKREKHSILGILKSTIKNIKIPYGVKIILPENDAVILCDPYKLEIIFTNLINNACYAINNDGQITFRIVENDDDVLIEIEDSGKGIPEGEINKIFEPLFTTKQTGTGLGLSSCQSIVEAHEGKISVKNNPTTFSISLPKNPRNHQIPIKKEYAKLKEGHIATK; from the coding sequence ATGAAGATTAGGACCAAATTGGTGCTAGAAATTATAGTTTTGTTTGCACTAGTTGGCATGATCTCCTTTGTTTCTATAATGAATACAAAACAACTACAAGATACATTTTCAAGCATTAATAGTGAAACCCTTCCTATATTAGACACTTTAAAGAATATGCGTTATGCATCAACCCAACTGTCTGCTATCACTATGGAAATTGTGTTAATTGAAGATGAGACTAGAAATGTACAAGAGAATGAATACCGAGAATTAGAAGAGATACTTGAAATTAATTTCTATAGGATTGAGCAAGCAAAATCTCTGTTTAATGATGCATTTTCAAAATATTCTAATATTATGTCAAAAAATTATCCAGATGAAATTAACCATACTGAAGAATTGGCGGAAAAATGGAATGAAATGTTATTTGTTTCAAACAAAATGATTCAAACAAAAACATCTGGTATTTCAGGAATTAAGATTCTAAATTTGAACAAAGATTTTGATTCTTCATTTGATGCAATGAATGCCGAAATCGATCGTGCTATTACATTAACTTCAGGAAACATTGATCAAAGACAAATATACATTGACTCACTAGTATCTGAAGTCACTTGGAGCATTGTGGTCGCATTAAACATGTTTGTCTTGACTGCATTGGTAATTCGATTTCTAATTTTAAGATCCATCTCTAACCCTCTAAATAAAATCCGACAAGTTACACATTCTATTGCGAAAGGGGATTACGTCATGTATCCTGTAAAAGGAAATGATGAGATTTCGGAACTAGGTAAAGATATCAATATAATGTCAAAAGATCTTGCAGAATTACATAAGAAAATAGTTGAGAAAGAACGATTGTCCTCTATTGGCAGTTTGGCAACTCGTTTTGCACATGATATCCGAAATCCACTATCAGTAATCAAAAATAGTTTTGAAATTATTGAAATTAAAACAAAAAATACTCTTGACGATGGCATGATTAAAAATTTCGAAAGAATAGGAAGAGCTGTCGAAAGAATAACTCATCAAACAGATGATGTTTTAGATTTTGTTAATGTTACTGAATTAAAACGTGAAAAACACTCCATACTGGGTATCCTTAAATCAACGATAAAAAATATAAAAATTCCTTATGGTGTAAAAATTATTCTTCCAGAAAATGACGCTGTAATTTTATGTGATCCGTATAAACTTGAAATTATTTTCACTAATTTGATTAATAATGCATGTTACGCAATAAATAATGATGGCCAAATAACATTTAGAATTGTTGAAAATGATGATGATGTATTGATTGAAATTGAAGATTCAGGAAAGGGAATTCCTGAGGGTGAAATTAATAAAATCTTTGAACCTCTATTTACTACCAAACAAACTGGTACTGGTCTAGGATTATCTAGTTGTCAGAGTATTGTGGAGGCACATGAAGGTAAAATCTCTGTAAAGAACAATCCTACCACGTTCTCTATTTCATTGCCAAAAAATCCTCGAAACCATCAAATCCCAATAAAAAAAGAGTACGCAAAACTAAAGGAAGGGCATATCGCAACCAAGTAA
- a CDS encoding response regulator, which yields MQVQDISLEEELNQKEERDEISILRDFGLEEDEAQTYVGLAQLGSVKASEISAFTKIDRVRTYKILENLKNLGFATSTLSSPIKFSANDPEMILKDIILKQKQKVEHLEKNSSQFLKILSRLKLHEPQIGLPKLTIVSNRNNIYDQMTKIIEETKDRLYIVVTLSDIIRMYYTSIPEAIKKATKQNTKIKLMTGPELSTKLEYIQRLGINKFRIVTLPSPGRLLCSKTQVLMSGNTSSQVNKNINEESVMVTNSNDIIKNMQSLCEFLWESGEDVSIEDNSKKEKKHEKQSTILVVDDDPDAVNIFADYLEIKGVSTVERCTDGKKAIETFKKIRPDAVFLDIMMPDFDGFYVLEQIRKIDPKAKVIMVTADKSAATNKKLHKVKPTDVIYKPYDIEQITRCLK from the coding sequence ATGCAAGTTCAAGATATCTCCCTAGAAGAGGAGCTTAATCAAAAAGAAGAGCGTGATGAAATATCAATTCTTCGTGATTTTGGATTAGAAGAAGATGAAGCACAAACATATGTAGGATTAGCTCAGTTAGGCTCAGTTAAAGCAAGTGAGATTAGTGCATTTACAAAAATCGATAGGGTAAGAACCTATAAAATTTTAGAGAATTTAAAAAATTTGGGATTTGCAACATCCACACTGTCATCACCTATCAAGTTTTCAGCTAATGATCCAGAAATGATTCTCAAGGATATTATTTTAAAACAAAAACAAAAAGTAGAACATTTAGAAAAAAACAGTTCACAGTTCTTAAAAATTTTATCACGTCTAAAACTACATGAACCACAAATTGGATTACCAAAATTGACCATTGTTTCTAATAGAAACAACATCTATGATCAGATGACAAAAATAATTGAAGAAACAAAAGATAGATTGTACATTGTAGTGACACTTTCAGATATAATTCGAATGTATTACACTTCAATTCCAGAGGCAATAAAAAAAGCAACTAAACAAAATACAAAAATCAAATTGATGACAGGTCCTGAATTATCAACAAAACTAGAATACATTCAAAGATTGGGAATAAATAAATTTAGAATTGTCACGCTCCCCTCACCAGGACGATTACTATGTAGTAAAACCCAAGTATTAATGTCAGGAAATACATCATCACAAGTAAATAAAAATATCAATGAAGAATCAGTGATGGTCACAAATTCAAATGATATAATCAAAAACATGCAAAGTTTGTGTGAATTTCTATGGGAATCAGGCGAGGATGTATCTATAGAAGATAATAGTAAAAAAGAAAAGAAACATGAAAAACAATCAACAATACTTGTAGTAGATGATGATCCAGACGCAGTAAATATTTTTGCAGATTATTTAGAAATTAAGGGAGTGTCCACTGTAGAAAGATGCACCGATGGAAAAAAGGCAATAGAGACATTTAAGAAAATACGTCCAGACGCAGTATTTTTAGATATTATGATGCCTGATTTTGATGGATTTTATGTTCTAGAACAAATTCGCAAGATAGATCCCAAAGCCAAAGTAATCATGGTTACAGCAGATAAATCCGCTGCCACAAATAAAAAACTACACAAAGTAAAACCAACAGATGTCATCTACAAACCATATGACATAGAACAAATAACAAGATGTCTGAAATGA